The Arachis ipaensis cultivar K30076 chromosome B07, Araip1.1, whole genome shotgun sequence genome includes a window with the following:
- the LOC107609876 gene encoding GDSL esterase/lipase EXL3 — translation MAVFVNNNSNNNNGLMVRLSLIVLLALWQTTSALVKLPPNVTVPAVIAFGDSIVDPGNNNGIKTLVKCNFPPYGKDFQGGNPTGRFCNGKIPTDLLVEEMNIKQTLPAYLDPNLQPSDLVTGVCFASGASGYDPLTPKIASVISLSEQLEMFKEYIGKLKQIVGEERTNVILQNSLYLVVAGSDDIANTYFVARVRQLQYDIPAYTDLMVNSASNFVKEIYALGARRIGVLSAPPIGCVPSQRTLAGGLARECAEDYNYAAKLFNSKLSKELDSLNRNSPNSRIVYIDVYNPLLDIILNYQNYGYKVVDRGCCGTGKLEVAVLCNPLDATCPDASEYVFWDSYHPTESVYRLLIRQVLDKYIEKLI, via the exons ATGGCTGTTTTTGTGaacaataatagtaataataataatggctTAATGGTCCGTTTGAGTTTGATAGTATTGTTAGCTTTGTGGCAGACGACGAGTGCGTTGGTGAAACTGCCACCAAATGTTACAGTTCCTGCGGTGATAGCTTTTGGAGATTCAATAGTAGACCCTGGCAACAACAACGGCATTAAGACACTCGTCAAATGCAATTTCCCTCCGTACGGAAAGGATTTTcagggaggcaacccaactggtCGTTTTTGCAATGGAAAAATTCCTACCGACCTTCTTG TTGAAGAAATGAATATTAAGCAAACTTTGCCCGCATATTTGGATCCAAATCTACAACCAAGTGACCTTGTTACGGGAGTGTGCTTTGCTTCAGGTGCCTCTGGATACGATCCCTTGACGCCAAAAATAGcg tcAGTGATATCACTGTCGGAGCAACTAGAGATGTTCAAAGAGTACATAGGGAAGCTTAAACAGATAGTTGGAGAAGAAAGAACAAATGTCATCCTACAAAACAGTCTTTACCTTGTAGTGGCAGGAAGTGACGATATTGCCAATACCTATTTCGTTGCTCGCGTTAGACAACTCCAGTATGATATTCCTGCTTACACTGACCTTATGGTCAATTCAGCCTCTAATTTCGTTaag GAGATATATGCTCTTGGAGCACGGAGAATTGGGGTACTGAGTGCACCACCAATTGGGTGTGTGCCTTCACAGAGAACTTTAGCTGGAGGCTTAGCAAGAGAGTGTGCTGAAGATTACAATTACGCGGCAAAATTATTTAACTCCAAACTGTCAAAAGAATTGGATTCTCTTAATCGCAACTCACCCAATAGTAGGATCGTTTACATTGATGTTTACAACCCCCTTCTTGATATCATTCTCAACTACCAAAATTATG GTTATAAAGTTGTGGACAGAGGTTGCTGTGGAACAGGGAAATTAGAGGTTGCAGTGTTGTGCAACCCTTTGGATGCCACTTGTCCAGATGCTTCAGAATATGTTTTTTGGGATAGTTATCATCCAACTGAATCAGTGTACAGACTCCTAATACGACAAGTTCTTGATAAGTACATCGAAAAATTGATATAA